A section of the Blastocatellia bacterium genome encodes:
- a CDS encoding DUF1501 domain-containing protein, with product MPISRRQFIKRSAAAVTVGVVVPQWLAGTARGQHTELAGNRRFVIIQLAGGNDGLNTVVPYTDARYYALRPVLAWKEAELKTAAGASTIISDRFGLHPALSEIKGLYDANRVAIVTGVGYPNATQSHFLSMDIWHTADLSGLASRGWLGRFADLALVGQSNLSALSIGSLDTPKTFYAAHFVTPNILNLDLYQFLADGAYPGDYNNQLNTFNLAATRSFAADTLMGAINKTAFESVSGAQVVQQAARSYHSSVVYPTDNPLAVGLKLAAQLLTTVPEAAILYVRLDGFDHHADQVAHRNGQVDKLAGAGNNHFNLMRWFSQAVKLFYDDLTEHGLADNTVIMQWSEFGRRPGENASFGTDHGSSAPLFLIGNPVRGGLYGEQPSLAATALDLAGNPGFTVDFRAVYATLLDRWLGVNPVEVLGAGYENIGFLP from the coding sequence ATGCCGATTAGCAGACGACAATTCATCAAGCGCAGCGCCGCGGCGGTGACGGTCGGCGTCGTCGTGCCGCAATGGCTCGCGGGCACGGCACGCGGCCAGCACACGGAGCTCGCCGGCAACCGGCGCTTCGTCATCATTCAACTGGCCGGCGGCAACGACGGGCTGAATACGGTCGTCCCTTATACGGATGCGCGCTACTACGCGCTGCGCCCCGTGCTGGCGTGGAAGGAAGCCGAGTTGAAGACCGCCGCGGGCGCTTCGACGATCATCTCCGACCGCTTCGGCCTGCACCCGGCGCTCAGCGAAATCAAAGGGCTGTACGACGCCAACCGCGTCGCCATTGTCACAGGCGTCGGCTACCCGAATGCAACGCAATCGCATTTTCTTTCGATGGACATCTGGCACACGGCGGACTTGAGCGGCCTGGCCAGTCGCGGCTGGCTTGGCCGTTTCGCGGACCTGGCGCTGGTCGGCCAGTCGAACCTCTCGGCGCTCTCCATCGGCAGCCTCGACACGCCGAAGACGTTTTACGCGGCGCACTTCGTCACCCCGAACATTCTCAATCTCGATCTCTATCAGTTCCTCGCTGATGGCGCTTATCCGGGCGATTACAACAACCAGCTCAACACCTTCAACCTTGCGGCGACGCGCAGCTTTGCTGCCGACACATTGATGGGCGCGATCAACAAGACCGCTTTCGAATCGGTCAGCGGCGCGCAGGTCGTTCAGCAAGCGGCGCGCAGTTATCACTCATCGGTGGTTTATCCTACGGACAATCCGCTCGCCGTCGGTTTAAAGCTGGCGGCGCAATTGCTGACGACCGTGCCCGAAGCGGCGATTCTCTACGTGCGGCTCGACGGCTTCGATCACCATGCGGATCAAGTGGCGCATCGCAACGGCCAGGTGGATAAACTGGCGGGTGCGGGTAACAACCACTTCAACCTGATGCGCTGGTTCTCGCAGGCGGTAAAGCTCTTTTACGACGACCTCACCGAGCATGGGCTGGCCGACAATACGGTCATCATGCAATGGTCAGAGTTCGGGCGGCGACCGGGCGAGAATGCGTCGTTCGGCACCGATCACGGCTCGTCGGCACCGCTATTCCTCATCGGCAACCCTGTGCGCGGCGGGCTCTATGGCGAGCAGCCGTCGCTGGCGGCAACGGCATTAGACCTGGCAGGCAATCCGGGCTTTACGGTAGACTTTCGCGCCGTCTACGCGACGTTGCTCGACCGCTGGCTGGGCGTAAACCCCGTGGAGGTGTTGGGCGCGGGCTATGAGAACATCGGCTTCCTGCCTTAA